The following proteins are co-located in the uncultured Draconibacterium sp. genome:
- a CDS encoding IS982 family transposase, translating to MNSKITEIFYLIDEFCKEFEKVKEGHVLVEESSKKRRNRKFVMSDSEVITIMVLFHLKNYRCLKHFYVHYVQKHMQSDFPKTVSYNRFVELQQKSLMPMAVFLQLCCLGKCTGVSFIDSTPIRVCHIRREFQHKTFKGLATKGQCSMGWFFGFKLHIVINDKGEILDFLFTQANVDDREPLKNKNFHDKIFGKLIGDKGYISKTLFDELFIDGIHLITKIRKNMKNSLMLTQDKILLRKRALIETVNDELKNMCQIEHTRHRSFGNFLTNLLAGLIAYSHFPKKPTLNLDEIIENNQICNLH from the coding sequence ATGAACTCTAAAATTACCGAAATTTTCTATTTAATTGACGAATTTTGCAAAGAATTTGAGAAGGTTAAGGAGGGACATGTCCTGGTTGAAGAATCTTCTAAAAAGCGAAGAAACCGTAAATTCGTTATGTCCGACAGCGAAGTGATTACCATTATGGTGTTGTTTCACCTAAAGAATTACAGGTGTTTGAAGCATTTTTATGTGCATTATGTGCAAAAACACATGCAATCCGACTTCCCAAAAACGGTATCATACAACCGTTTTGTCGAGCTTCAGCAGAAATCATTGATGCCCATGGCAGTATTCCTGCAACTATGTTGCCTTGGCAAATGTACTGGTGTTTCGTTTATAGATTCCACCCCCATTAGAGTGTGCCATATCAGACGAGAGTTTCAACACAAAACTTTTAAAGGACTGGCTACTAAAGGGCAATGTTCGATGGGATGGTTTTTTGGGTTCAAACTCCACATCGTCATCAACGACAAAGGAGAAATCCTCGACTTCCTTTTCACCCAAGCCAATGTTGATGACAGGGAGCCGTTGAAAAACAAAAATTTCCATGACAAAATATTCGGGAAACTTATTGGTGATAAAGGTTATATCTCAAAAACATTGTTCGACGAACTTTTTATCGACGGTATTCACCTGATTACCAAAATCCGCAAAAACATGAAAAACTCGTTGATGCTGACACAAGATAAAATATTGTTGCGAAAAAGGGCTTTGATTGAGACAGTTAACGACGAATTAAAAAATATGTGCCAGATAGAACACACAAGACACCGAAGCTTTGGGAACTTTCTTACAAACTTGCTAGCAGGTCTGATTGCTTATTCGCACTTTCCTAAAAAGCCTACTTTAAATCTCGATGAAATTATTGAAAATAACCAAATTTGCAACTTGCATTAA
- a CDS encoding DUF4440 domain-containing protein translates to MKRIVVLLFGVLLVFSGYSANKLKEKDRNEILALLDKQVEAWNDANLEVFMETYRNSEKLVFVGANGPTYGWQATLDNYKKSYPDKARMGHLAFKILDTSKIDRKSVFVIGRFELTREVGDLSGHFTLVIQKIKRNWVIVSDHSSASD, encoded by the coding sequence ATGAAAAGAATAGTTGTTTTATTGTTTGGGGTGCTGCTTGTTTTTTCCGGCTACAGCGCAAACAAGTTGAAGGAGAAAGACAGAAATGAAATTCTGGCTTTGCTTGACAAACAGGTTGAGGCCTGGAATGACGCAAATCTGGAGGTATTTATGGAAACTTACCGGAACTCGGAGAAACTTGTTTTTGTGGGAGCAAATGGTCCAACCTATGGTTGGCAGGCAACGCTCGACAATTACAAAAAATCGTATCCTGATAAAGCAAGAATGGGACATCTGGCCTTTAAAATATTGGATACTTCAAAGATAGACCGCAAATCTGTTTTTGTAATTGGACGTTTCGAACTTACGCGTGAAGTGGGAGATTTGTCCGGGCATTTTACTTTAGTTATCCAAAAGATTAAAAGAAACTGGGTAATCGTGAGCGATCATTCAAGTGCTTCCGATTAA
- a CDS encoding carboxypeptidase-like regulatory domain-containing protein, whose translation MSKGKKHIDLENYRRYRNNQMTDAERNTFEKEVQKDPFAAEAMEGFDLLDNQAIAKDLKELNDRILISKKKKATPYFAAAATILLLISAGIIWIQLENKNPLPHVSETKVQEKIETAKPAEEEMLEEIEEKTEAVLDEKSVDIQTDKAGSDIEINESDNHEESIVETKQQVRIEKAAIPVKKETELVILEMEDQSLESDEEILFAAPKDKMAAARPDKNLESVVQGVVVSADDQQPIPGVSIVVKGTDQGVITDLNGRFNLPVKNDSSATLIASFVGMETNEFQPNADSNILIELEPSQLALDEVVVVGYGSKQKKQVTGSVQVVKTEPQNSEAVPSVGYDEYYKYLNENAILPSEYPEQKLVVKVKLELDANGNIIRILNANKTNEEYFTKAKTLIEDGPGWQPKYFNDRQVKSSVKLRIVFRKAENND comes from the coding sequence ATGAGCAAAGGGAAAAAACATATCGATCTGGAAAATTACCGGCGGTACCGAAACAACCAAATGACGGATGCCGAGCGCAATACTTTTGAAAAAGAAGTACAGAAAGATCCGTTTGCAGCAGAAGCAATGGAAGGATTCGATTTACTCGACAACCAGGCTATTGCAAAAGATTTAAAAGAATTAAATGACCGGATCTTAATTTCCAAAAAGAAAAAAGCTACCCCCTATTTTGCTGCGGCTGCAACCATTCTTTTACTGATTTCGGCCGGAATAATCTGGATTCAATTGGAAAATAAAAATCCGCTTCCACATGTGTCCGAAACGAAAGTTCAAGAGAAGATAGAAACAGCAAAACCTGCTGAAGAAGAAATGCTTGAAGAAATTGAAGAAAAGACAGAAGCGGTGCTTGATGAAAAAAGTGTCGATATACAAACAGACAAAGCCGGCAGCGACATTGAGATAAATGAAAGTGATAATCATGAGGAATCAATCGTTGAAACAAAACAACAAGTAAGGATAGAAAAAGCTGCCATACCAGTTAAAAAAGAAACTGAACTTGTTATTTTGGAAATGGAAGACCAAAGTTTGGAATCCGACGAAGAAATTCTTTTTGCTGCTCCTAAAGATAAAATGGCAGCTGCACGTCCTGATAAAAACTTAGAATCGGTCGTTCAGGGTGTTGTTGTTTCAGCAGACGACCAGCAGCCTATTCCAGGCGTGAGTATTGTTGTGAAAGGAACAGACCAGGGTGTTATTACTGATTTAAACGGTCGTTTTAATTTACCCGTTAAAAATGATAGCAGCGCAACCTTAATAGCCAGTTTTGTGGGCATGGAGACAAACGAGTTTCAACCCAATGCCGACTCCAACATTTTAATTGAACTTGAACCAAGCCAGCTTGCTCTGGATGAAGTTGTTGTGGTGGGTTATGGTTCAAAGCAAAAAAAGCAGGTAACAGGAAGTGTACAGGTTGTAAAAACAGAGCCCCAAAACTCGGAAGCAGTGCCTTCTGTTGGATACGACGAATATTACAAGTACCTGAATGAAAATGCAATACTTCCATCTGAATATCCGGAACAAAAACTGGTGGTTAAAGTAAAACTTGAGCTGGATGCAAATGGAAATATTATTCGGATTTTAAATGCGAACAAAACAAACGAAGAATATTTTACAAAAGCAAAAACATTGATCGAAGATGGCCCTGGTTGGCAACCAAAATACTTTAACGATCGACAGGTAAAATCAAGCGTTAAACTTAGAATTGTATTCCGGAAAGCCGAAAATAACGATTAA
- a CDS encoding sigma-70 family RNA polymerase sigma factor yields the protein MQLFRKNRNRKQLDDQELLSIYLNEKDFEVLGELYSRYMHLVYGVCLKYFKNAEISKDAVIEIYEKIQTGIHKHDINNFKSWLYVVTKNHCLMELRKNSGTRLLVSSDNELANFMENTPDLHPIDEEQNEAMEKALTDCIKKLKAEQKSCIRLFYYENKCYREIASELKLEEKKVKSFIQNGKRNLKICLEKGK from the coding sequence ATGCAACTCTTCCGAAAAAACAGAAATAGAAAACAATTGGACGATCAGGAACTTCTTTCAATTTATTTGAATGAGAAGGATTTTGAGGTGCTCGGTGAGTTGTATTCGCGCTACATGCACCTTGTTTACGGGGTTTGTTTAAAGTATTTCAAAAATGCGGAGATCTCGAAAGATGCTGTAATTGAAATTTATGAAAAAATACAAACCGGAATTCACAAACACGATATAAACAACTTTAAAAGTTGGCTTTACGTAGTTACCAAAAACCATTGTTTAATGGAACTTCGGAAAAATTCGGGAACGCGATTGCTGGTTTCCAGCGATAATGAGCTGGCAAATTTTATGGAAAATACACCCGATTTGCATCCTATTGATGAAGAACAAAACGAGGCAATGGAAAAAGCTTTGACCGATTGTATTAAAAAATTAAAGGCCGAACAAAAAAGTTGCATCCGCCTGTTCTATTACGAAAACAAATGTTACCGTGAAATTGCAAGCGAATTAAAGCTGGAAGAGAAAAAAGTGAAAAGCTTTATTCAAAACGGGAAACGTAATTTGAAAATCTGCCTGGAAAAAGGGAAATGA
- a CDS encoding von Willebrand factor type A domain-containing protein, with the protein MKRTFLILAAIIGLSGLIMANESRVISGVIFDETGNVIPGVTIVVDKSSRGTVSDINGFYKIEVLPSDKQLVFSFVGMQTEKVKIGEKDRIDVVLKNDFVACEEVVVVGYGSQDKVAMCGAVSRVKSGGIFGKKRYMAPPTNWNTENYSTIHENGFKNAKTSPLSTFSIDVDNASYSNVRRFINQGSLPQTDAVRIEEMINYFTYDYPEPQGEHPFSVTTELSKCPWNTAHYLMHVGLKGKSIEKENLPASNLVFLLDVSGSMSSYNKLPLVKRAFSMLVNELRPNDRVAIVVYAGAAGKVLDSTPGNEKKEILDALEKLNAGGSTAGGEGLKLAYKLANENFIEGGNNRIILATDGDFNVGISSTSEMERLVEMERENGVFMTVLGFGMGNIKDDKMEVIADKGNGNYAYIDNIQEARKVFITEFGGTLFTIAKDVKFQLEFNPAQVKSYRLVGYENRLLNDEDFNDDTKDAGEMGAGHTVTALYEIIPAHTVEGAPLVDTLKYQTSENVSGKIATELLTIKLRYKEPDGNKSKLMETVVASRLIKNTSDDFRFSAAVASFGMVLRDSEFKGTSSLSSILDLARDAKGTDEEGYRSEFIQLVKTVDDLHLLAEKE; encoded by the coding sequence ATGAAACGAACATTTTTAATTTTAGCAGCGATAATTGGTTTATCAGGATTGATAATGGCAAACGAAAGCCGCGTAATAAGCGGAGTAATATTCGATGAAACAGGGAATGTAATTCCGGGAGTTACGATAGTTGTTGATAAAAGTAGTAGGGGAACGGTGAGCGACATAAACGGGTTTTACAAAATTGAAGTGCTTCCTAGCGATAAACAGCTGGTTTTTTCTTTTGTTGGCATGCAAACCGAAAAAGTGAAGATAGGTGAGAAAGATAGAATAGATGTTGTTTTGAAAAATGATTTTGTGGCATGTGAAGAGGTTGTGGTGGTCGGGTATGGAAGTCAGGACAAAGTGGCTATGTGTGGCGCTGTTTCAAGAGTTAAAAGCGGCGGCATATTTGGAAAGAAACGGTACATGGCACCCCCCACAAACTGGAATACCGAAAATTATAGCACAATTCATGAAAATGGATTTAAGAATGCAAAAACTTCACCTTTGTCCACATTTTCTATTGATGTTGACAACGCCTCATATTCCAATGTACGACGGTTTATTAATCAAGGCAGTTTACCGCAAACCGATGCTGTTCGCATTGAGGAGATGATAAATTATTTTACCTACGATTATCCCGAACCACAGGGCGAACATCCGTTTAGTGTAACAACGGAACTGTCAAAATGCCCGTGGAACACAGCACATTACTTAATGCACGTGGGATTAAAAGGGAAGAGCATTGAAAAGGAAAATCTGCCTGCTTCGAATCTGGTTTTTTTGCTTGATGTTTCCGGTTCGATGAGTTCGTACAATAAATTACCGCTTGTTAAAAGGGCATTTAGTATGTTGGTGAATGAATTACGTCCCAATGATCGGGTGGCAATAGTTGTTTATGCAGGAGCTGCCGGAAAAGTTTTGGATTCAACACCGGGCAACGAAAAAAAGGAGATACTTGATGCACTGGAGAAACTAAATGCAGGTGGATCAACTGCCGGTGGCGAAGGACTTAAGCTTGCCTATAAACTTGCCAACGAAAATTTTATTGAAGGAGGAAACAACCGCATTATTCTGGCAACAGACGGCGATTTTAACGTAGGTATTTCAAGCACATCAGAAATGGAGCGACTGGTTGAAATGGAACGCGAAAATGGTGTTTTTATGACCGTTCTGGGTTTTGGTATGGGAAATATAAAAGACGATAAAATGGAAGTAATTGCAGACAAAGGAAACGGTAACTATGCCTACATCGACAACATTCAGGAAGCACGTAAAGTGTTTATTACCGAATTTGGAGGAACACTTTTTACCATTGCAAAAGATGTGAAATTTCAGCTTGAATTTAATCCTGCCCAGGTAAAAAGTTATCGTTTGGTGGGGTATGAAAACCGTTTGTTAAATGATGAAGATTTTAACGACGATACAAAAGATGCAGGTGAAATGGGAGCAGGGCACACCGTAACTGCCTTGTACGAAATTATTCCTGCCCACACCGTTGAGGGTGCACCTTTGGTTGATACGTTAAAATACCAAACTTCCGAAAATGTATCAGGTAAAATTGCTACGGAGTTGCTAACTATTAAATTACGCTACAAAGAACCTGATGGCAATAAAAGTAAACTGATGGAAACAGTTGTAGCCTCTCGTTTGATAAAAAATACTTCGGATGATTTTCGGTTTTCAGCTGCAGTGGCTTCATTTGGAATGGTTTTACGCGATTCTGAATTTAAAGGGACTTCCAGCCTCAGCTCTATTCTTGATTTGGCACGTGATGCAAAAGGAACTGATGAAGAAGGTTATCGTTCAGAATTTATTCAGCTTGTAAAAACCGTTGATGATCTACATTTGCTTGCTGAAAAAGAATAA